In Canis lupus familiaris isolate Mischka breed German Shepherd chromosome 9, alternate assembly UU_Cfam_GSD_1.0, whole genome shotgun sequence, a single window of DNA contains:
- the KLHL10 gene encoding kelch-like protein 10 isoform X2, with the protein MFPTPYHLKLGTLSNSGFLWPGSFVFGRGTTRARASSLLFNWISTNCWWARALFTSGWNNTEKKVYNIPGISPDMMKLIIEYAYTRTVPITPDNVEKLLAAADQFNIMGIVRGCCEFLKSELCLDNCIGICKFTDYYYCPELRQKAYMFILHNFEEMVKVSAEFLELSVTELKDIIEKDELNVKQEDAVFEAILKWISHDSQNRKQHISVLLPKVRLALMHAEYFMNNVKMNDYVKDSEECKPVIINALKAMYDLNMNGPSNSDFTNPLTRPRLPYAILFAIGGWSGGSPTNAIEAYDARADRWVNVTCEEESPRAYHGAAYLKGYVYIIGGFDSVDYFNSVKRFDPVKKTWHQVAPMHSRRCYVSVTVLSNFIYAMGGFDGYVRLNTAERYEPETNQWTLIAPMHEQRSDASATTLYGKVYICGGFNGNECLFTAEVYNTESNQWTVIAPMRSRRSGIGVIAYGEHVYAVGGFDGANRLRSAEAYSPVANTWRTIPTMFNPRSNFGIEVVDDLLFVVGGFNGFTTTFNVECYDEKTDEWYDAHDMSIYRSALSCCVVPGLANVGEYAARRDNFTGLALRDEVKYSASTSTLPV; encoded by the exons agCTTTGTTTACAAGTGGCTGGAACAACACTGAAAAGAAGGTATACAACATTCCTGGCATTTCCCCTGACATGATGAAGCTGATTATTGAATATGCATACACCCGGACCGTCCCGATCACACCGGACAACGTGGAGAAGCTGCTGGCAGCCGCAGACCAATTTAACATCATGGGTATCGTCAGGGGTTGCTGTGAGTTCCTCAAGTCGGAGCTGTGTTTGGATAACTGTATTGGCATCTGCAAATTCACGGACTATTACTACTGTCCCGAGCTGAGGCAGAAGGCCTACATGTTCATACTGCACAACTTTGAGGAGATGGTGAAAGTCTCGGCTGAGTTTTTAGAGCTCTCAGTCACTGAGCTGAAAGATATCATTGAGAAAGATGAGCTCAACGTCAAACAAGAAGACGCTGTATTTGAGgccattttaaaatggatttctcATGACTCCCAAAATAGGAAGCAGCATATTTCAGTTTTGCTTCCCAAG GTTCGCTTGGCCCTAATGCATGCTGAGTACTTCATGAACAATGTGAAGATGAACGACTATGTCAAAGATAGTGAGGAATGCAAGCCAGTAATCATCAATGCCCTAAAGGCCATGTATGACCTAAACATGAATGGACCCTCTAATTCTGACTTCACCAACCCACTCACCAGGCCCCGCCTGCCCTATGCCATTCTATTTGCAATTGGTGGCTGGAGTGGTGGGAGCCCCACCAATGCCATTGAGGCATATGATGCTCGGGCAGACAGATGGGTGAATGTCACTTGTGAGGAAGAGAGTCCCCGTGCCTACCATGGGGCAGCCTATTTGAAAGGCTACGTTTATATCATTGGGGGGTTCGATAGTGTAGACTATTTCAATAGCGTTAAGCGTTTTGACCCAGTCAAGAAAACGTGGCATCAGGTGGCCCCGATGCACTCCCGACGTTGCTATGTCAGCGTGACAGTCCTCAGCAATTTCATTTATGCCATGGGAGGATTTGACGGCTATGTGCGTCTCAACACTGCTGAACGTTACGAGCCAGAGACCAACCAGTGGACGCTCATTGCCCCTATGCACGAGCAGAGGAGCGACGCAAGTGCCACAACACTCTACGGGAAG GTCTACATATGTGGTGGTTTTAACGGAAATGAGTGTCTGTTTACAGCAGAAGTGTACAACACTGAGAGTAATCAGTGGACAGTCATAGCACCCAtgagaagcaggaggagtggaATAGGTGTAATTGCTTATGGAGAACATGTATATGCG GTAGGTGGCTTTGATGGAGCAAATCGACTTAGGAGTGCAGAAGCCTACAGCCCAGTGGCTAATACTTGGCGCACAATCCCCACTATGTTTAATCCTCGTAGCAATTTTGGCATCGAGGTGGTAGACGACCTCTTGTTTGTGGTGGGCGGCTTTAATGGCTTCACTACCACCTTTAACGTGGAGTGCTATGACGAAAAGACGGACGAGTGGTATGACGCCCATGACATGAGCATCTACCGCAGCGCTCTGAGCTGCTGTGTGGTGCCAGGGCTGGCCAACGTCGGGGAATATGCAGCTAGACGGGACAACTTCACAGGATTAGCACTGCGAGATGAAGTAAAGTACTCCGCTTCGACAAGTACCCTGCCTGTATGA